The Plasmodium yoelii strain 17X genome assembly, chromosome: 1 genome contains a region encoding:
- a CDS encoding lsm12, putative, whose amino-acid sequence MVKNNIDPSLYFGHIIATKTTSGDIFEGELYCYDTCLNFIILKDDNKNGTANFYIIRMHTIVDIETKQKLKTLYEVLPKIDKAIVEKIERKSIENFEKKKSRIGIRVTHEAQELFDFIWKTHPDCTWNNRDILVLNGEVRIKHPYGPDNCTAKNEKLRERFITVISRFRQKKAMANKK is encoded by the exons ATGGTTAAAAACAACATTGATCCATCGTTATATTTTGGTCATATAATAGCTACAAAAACAACCAGTGGGGATATATTTGAAGGAGAATTATATTGCTATGATACctgtttaaattttattatattaaaagatgataataaaaatggtacAGCAAATTTCTACATAATTAGGATGCATACTATTGTAGATATAGAAACAAagcaaaaattaaaaaccTTATATGAAGTATTACCAAAAATTGATAAAGCTATTgttgaaaaaattgaaagAAAATCAAtagaaaattttgaaaaaaaaaaatcaaggATTGGTATTAGGGTTACACATGAAGCTCAGGAGCTGTTTGATTTTATATGGAAAAC CCATCCAGATTGCACATGGAATAACAGAGATATTCTTGTCTTAAATGGGGAGGTTAGAATTAAACATCCTTATGGCCCTGATAATTGCACAgctaaaaatgaaaaattaagagaGCGTTTCATTACAGTg ATATCAAGATTTCGCCAAAAGAAAGCTATGgctaataaaaaatga